The DNA window AATTGAGATCTTCTTCGGTTAGCCAAGGTGGAAGATGAGTTTCATTTGGCGAGTCTCCAAAAGGTTTTCCTTTGGGAATGAGAAGAGGGCTTGGATTGTGGTAGCTTAAGAGGTTCTTCAAGACAACTTTTGTGCCAATCTTTGCAAACTCGGCTTCTATTTCATCACGTTCCTGTTAGACAACACGGgacatttttaaatgataaaattattttattgatccatattttgtaaaatcgcaaaaatatgttcaaaacaaACGTAAcaagaaaaacatttaaatcaAGTTACAACAtgaattatgttttaaaatttgttattttatcaaaacaaaCACTAAGAAAGTTACCAAAACTTTTAGAGCttttttgattttgagttttttatgatctttttgggttttataaaaaacatcttgtttgataaaaaaaaaaattaatgaatcaTAATTTATCATCCAAGATAAAACTCAAATCTGAATcaacaaacacaaattaaaacaaCTTCTCATCCAAAACAAAAACTCAAATCTGATTAACAAACTCTAAACAGAGATAAAAACGTGCTTAGTCAACTTCAAACACAGTCACACAGACCATTTttctataaaacaaataaaatgacaTAACAGAGATAATCTAAAAATGTTCAATTGtagtttttaatttgaatttttaaaaagagatattaaaacactttaaatgGAATTAGAAGTTATTACTTTGTGACATACTACTtgttacattaaaaaaatacctGAAATCTACACATATAAAAATCGTCTCCATAGGCAGCGCGTAAGGCGACGAGAGGAATCCTTTCGGGATTTCTCGGTGTAAATGGCACGCTCATATTTAAAACCGCCTTCACTCTGTCGGGCCTAAACAAACACAAATTCCACGCGACCATTGCTCCCCAGTCATGACCGACCACAAACACCTTATCCTTATGGGACGGGGCTACTGAGTCTAATAGCGCCACAACATCCCCAACAACATGAAGCATCGTGAAAGCGGAGGGGTCGTTGGGGGCTCCGGTGGTGTCTCCGTATCCTCGAAGATCCGGAGCCACCGCTCGATAACCAGCCGACGCCACAAAAGGAATCTGGTGTCGCCACGTGTACCAAAGCTCCGGGAAACCGTGGAGGAATAGGACTATTGGACCTTGGCCCATTTCGACATAGTGCATGTTAATATTGCCACTTACATTTACGAACTTGTGTTGTATTCCTTCCATTTCTTGATCGAAGAGATTTAGAGTCAATTAATTAGACGCATGCATGTGGTTCTGTTTATATGGGGAATTTTGTTTTATACTGTCTTGCAAGTTGCAATCAATGAGGAAGAATCCGATTCTACATGTAATTTgtaatgaataaaattttaaataattataaatatattctcacACCCTAAAGATAACAagaataaagaatattaatcCTTACTCGGAAATTTTCCATaggaaatttatttatttatttatggtgCGTATGATATGGAAAATTTccgaataatatatatatatatatatatatatatatatatatatatatatatatataatattaataaaaaaattaataatatgtaatcaatttttaaaattcttaataaatcataaataacatattaaaataaaaaatagaccACACTCATTACACATTTTATTCACatcgataaattaatttatctctcacatatctcatcacatattttttctgaaTAAACCTCTTATCTAACtttggttaataaaatatttgattcatattttttaacatttaataccgtgacttcacactttggttaattaaatatttgattcaaattatttaaccactttcaattaaTATCGGTCTATTAATcttcgacaaaccacatcttaatcacactttaacaatataagttcaacatacatatatcattttttggATAAAGGATTggacttgttttgttaggttgcaagtttgaaacatacatatatcatttttaattttatttttaaccattttaagtttatgggcgtcAACCACAACCgatccaaatatccattactctcacatatatattcaaattagtcaacaactctcgatccgacaattcggacattttaaaattaaacatatatatatatatattagttaaagaatttatattattaatatatttcacaTTCATAAAacttggtgttaaatttaaaatataaagtcttattaccCTAGTTGGTCAAAGGTTgtattgttttgttaggttgaaagttcgaaacatacatataacatttttaattttatttttaaccgttttaaatttatgggcgagtcaacttATAATCcgattcaaatattaattatatatatatattcaaattaacaaatattgaaataactttaatatttattaatacatttatccatttaattacattttttaagttaaatttatacttatttttatttaataattttaaataacatgatttttttatagcTACGTCAACTActgttatttggaaataattacTTGGGTATTAAGATAATCTCATATAGAACAAAAGATATGGATTAATGTAAaactatgtttttttaaaatttattttaaaaaagtgttgtttaaaaatatttataagctTTTTGCAATCATGAATGAATTGTTGGTTAAgcttatattattaaagttgtaacaaattatgaaatatCAATAAGTTGTAAATgtaaaggaaaataaaaataaccctTAACGAATAGAACCCCAAACTTGGGATTGCGACTCTTAGGAGACTTTAGATTATAACGAACTTATGCAAACAATTGAACAacaattaaaatcttaaaataatttatagtttaattagtacttcatatatattaattaaacaataatttatagtttaattgaaattgaatctaatgaattttaatgattttgaaataaaaaaaaaattgtgaatcaCCCGtggtattaaaaaattgttgacCAAAAAAATGTGAACTTATTTACATCTAGACGCGCATAAATATCAACTATCATGTTAGATCTCTTTTAGAAAAGGGGCAAAAGTAGATAGAAAGAAGAATAGTCAAAAAGATAAGCAAATCACAAGAAAAAAAAGGTGAAATAATGTGTATTCTCCACAATGAACAaccattaataattattttgtattacttcataaaaaaataattttattattagctCATTAACAACCATCATTATGTTTTGTCATATGATCCTCAAAGATAACTAAATTGACTctcttttttcaaatattaaatatgatattataatatggAATTCCTAATAATCTCCTAagccattaattatatatataatatggaatacataataattaatcaccTAAATCATTAATATACCAAGAGGATAAGGGAGAGAAAATAATGTGACATCAACTCATTTGTTAAAGTTGAAgtaaagaaagaagaaagaagcaAATCAGATTGCACGTTctcatattaaattttttttctttctataatactaaaaaaaatcttatttcttcaaaatcacttatttcttcaaaatcacgctaatcaaaatattttaaataaaaccatTTACCAACAAAAATAAGATCTCaagttcaattattttgaaagattCCAAGAATTAAATCCTTTTCTTTGCAAGAAGGAGATCTGTTTCTTGTCTGAAACTTTTAATTAAGCATtgatttctcttttattaaagtTGGCGAATCAGAATCAAATGCATGCAATTTATGAGTCAATCACACGGAGATTTTAAAGGCCAATTTTCCAATAGGTTTTGTCAATATGTATATTCTCTTACACATTAACTAACCATCactttaacaaaaacaaattgtaCAAGTACGGTAAATAATAAACTTTGACTAAATTAATCACAGGATGtgctttataaattttatttttaatagatgTGTAGTTTCGAGTTTCAAATTGTGAACCAGAATAAATGAGAACTATGGGTGAGTAAATTAACGTGTAAACTAACCTCTattactcaaattaaatttagttgacactaaatttaaattttagttaacaCATTATTaactcatattatttaattatgggTTGAATatgatttaagtaatttaaactgaattttggtttttaacacatttattatattttattactcgtttaagatatatttttggcccattaaataatttttttaccgtttaacaattatttgatttatctttcCCGTATAATACGCTTTTGACTTGATCAACActtttttaacttgtttaacaaatttttgtctctacaattatttaatttgttttcgtccgtttaatacatttttttgcTCGTTTCAGCACATTCATTACGTTTTggttcgtttaacacgtttatgaaatgtttaatatgtttttttatctatttgatattttaattaataaattgatcgATGAAATAATAGGTAGAACGAATAAATAAGGTATTGattatgataaattttatttatttttaaaactaaattagatATTAAAAGATGTGTTATTGATTTTCTATATGTCTTAACAATTgtgatatgtttttttattattgaaatgtatatatacaataaatatattattaattaagtttttagaataattatttttatcccCACTTTAATTAGTGTAGTCTCCGATTGTTTCTAGTAACGAGAAAGTCAAATAACAAtatagtgataaaaaaaaacgtgaattttttagattaattaaataaaaaataattaaatttatttaatttaggtAATCATAACTAGGGGTGGCCAAAAAATCCGATCCGGTATTTCGGATCGGATATCCGActctatatttttcaaaaattgtgatccgtatccgatccggtatccgaccactatccgatccgaaaacACCGGATCGGATCGGACAGCCGGATACCTGCTGatccgatttttttttatttttttaatttttttatattttagaaaattaaaattgttcatTAAGTATCTTATAATTCAACTCATAAATCATTAATACAatacatatcaaaaatatcattcaaatgctgaaatgaaataatattattttaaaacaaaaagatAATGATTCGAAGAACAAATGTgaagaagaacaaaaatatCAATCTTTAGAAAATGTGACGAAGAATATAGGGAAAAAAACAAATCTGGAAAATGAGGcaatgatttttgtttgatattgggtttGTAAAGAGAATGAGAAGGAAAAGAAAGGTAGAgagatttatttaatattattttgtttttagatttatttatttaataaatttaaaatatcatcgGATCGGTTTCGGATATCCGATTTTTTTTGcccgatccgtatccgatccggaaATCCAATAAAAATATCGGATCGGATCGATATTCGAATCTAATCCATCGGATACGGATTTTTTTGGATCGGATCGGCAGTATCAACGGATCAGATCTTTTCGGATCGAATTTTTTGGCCACCCCTAATCATAACCcaacctaaattaaaataatttcaagctCAACCAAACTCAGACTCAACCcaaatcaaattaacttatccaaattaatattttggatttgaattttagttttagttaGAGTTGGGATTTGAGTGATAGTTGGGATTTTCACGAACTTAATCAAAATctgtcttttatatatatatatatatatatatatataaaaagttatttttatttggcaAAAAAGTTATAGGTTTTTAATAAcattgttttcatatttttaattaagtaaattGACATTTAATTGActaaatcacaattattttataaatatatttttggtacAATACTATAAAACTACATCAAAAGTCATCCCCTTCATACcagaaatattaaattaattagtaattgaTGCATCTTCCTTATGTTACACGTCTACCTAACCTTACTGTTGAAACTTCAAACCCAGCTTATAAGTTAAACTAGAGTGAatattcaacattttaaaatcattctCTTAAGTcttaatgaagagaaaaatacaTCATAGTCCATAATCTAAAAGAGATGTGCAAtaattccataaaaaaaaaaaaaagagatgtgcatttatttattttgttggttaaaaagtatggttgaaatcattttt is part of the Impatiens glandulifera chromosome 1, dImpGla2.1, whole genome shotgun sequence genome and encodes:
- the LOC124921502 gene encoding epoxide hydrolase A-like, which produces MEGIQHKFVNVSGNINMHYVEMGQGPIVLFLHGFPELWYTWRHQIPFVASAGYRAVAPDLRGYGDTTGAPNDPSAFTMLHVVGDVVALLDSVAPSHKDKVFVVGHDWGAMVAWNLCLFRPDRVKAVLNMSVPFTPRNPERIPLVALRAAYGDDFYMCRFQERDEIEAEFAKIGTKVVLKNLLSYHNPSPLLIPKGKPFGDSPNETHLPPWLTEEDLNYYTTKYNNSGFTGPINYYRALNLNWELMAAWSGAHINVPTKFIIGDMDITYTTANKEYIHKGGFKRDVTFLMEVVVIKGVGHFLHEEKPDEINDHILSFLKSFSWKSISSTCSIS